GTCCTACGTCGGCTCCGGCGTGCTGCTCGTCGGTACCGCCCTGCTGTTCTCCGCCGGCGCGCTCAACGCCGTCGGGCTGACGGCCTGCTGGGTGGTCGTGTTCTTCTTCGCCTCGGCGGGCGCGAGCGCGGCCTACCTGACGGTGAGCGAGATCTTCCCGATGGAGACTCGCGCGATGGCGATCGCGTTCTTCTACGCGGTCGGCACGGCGGCGGGCGGCATCGTCGGACCGATCCTGTTCGGCCAGCTCATCGGCGGCGGCGTCCAGGCGGTCTCGCTCGGGTACTACATCGGCGCCGGGCTGATGATCGCGGCGGGGCTGGTCGAGCTGTTCCTCGGCGTGGACGCGGAAGGGAAGTCGCTGGAGGACGTGGCGGCCCCGCTGTCGGCGTCGACGCCGGCCCAGTCGGCAGCGAAGCGGTAGACCCCGAAGCAGTCGGGCGTCAGGCCAGGAGCTGCAGCAGCGCCGGCTCGGGAGCGCGGCCGCCGCGGGTGTCGATGACCTCCCCGGCCCGGTACCGGTCGAACACGCGCGGGTCGATGTAGCTGTTGCGCGCGATCGTCGGCGTGTTGCCGAGGGCGTCAGCGGCCTCGGCGACGGCGGCCGTCACCCGCTTGGCGCGCTGCGCCTCCCTGTCCGCGACACCCAGCCCGGCGAGCGCCTCCGCCGCGACGATCGTGCCGTGCAGCGTCCGGAAGTCCTTGGCCGTGAACTCGCCGCCGGTCTGCCGCTGGATGTACTCGTTCAGCGATGCCGGGCGGATCGTGTGCCAGGTGCCGTCCTTCCACGACAGCAGCCGGGAGCGCTGGCCGCGCACGGCCACGATCTCCGCGAGCAGCGTGGCCAGGTCGGCATCCTCGATCGTGCTCGCCCACTTCTGCGCCGACTTGGCCGGGAAGGTCAGGGTCACCTCGTCGCCGTCGACCGCCGCGTGCCGGCAGAGCAGCGTGGTCAGCCCGCGGCTGCCATTGGCGTGCAGGTACTCCTCGCTGCCGATCCGCAGGGAGCCGAGGTCGATGACGCGGAACGCCGCCGCGAGGATGCGGTCGCGTCCGAACCCCTCCTGCCGCAGGTCCAGCGTGACCTTGCGGCGAGCGCCGGGCAGCGTCTCAGCGAGCTGAGCGGCCCGCTCGAACTTGATCCGGTCCTGATTCAGCCGCCACGACTCGTGGTACAGGTACTGCCGCCTCCCGGCCGCGTCCGTCCCCACCGCCTGGATGTGGCCGCGGGCGTCCGGGGAGATCCAGACGTCCTGCCAGGCGGGCGGGATGACCAGCGAGCGGATGCGCTCCAGCTCGCGCTCGTCGACGATCCGATTGCCCGCCTCGTCCTGGTACACCGGACCCTTCGCGGTGCTGCGGCGGGCGTAGCCGGGCCCTGTGGGGTCGCTGCGGCGCAGGCGCGTCACGCGGGCTTCTTGGCCTTCTTGGCGGGGGCCTTCTTGTCCTTCGCTGCGGACTTCTTCCCGTCCGCGGCCGCCGGAGAGCCACCGCCCCTGCTCCGCTCGACACTGCGCTGCAACGCCTCCATCAGGTCGATGACCTCGCCGCCGCCCTTCTTCGCCTCCTCCGGCTCCTCGCCGAAGGTGACCGCGGTGTCGATGCTCTCGCCCTGCTCCAGCTTCGCGTCGATCAGCTTGCGCAGCTCCTCCTGGTACTCGTCGCTGAACTTCTCCGGCTCGAAGTCGCCCGCGAAGCTCTCCATCAGGGCGGAGGACAGCGACAGCTCCCGCTCGGTGATCCGCGGCGTCGTCTCCAGCGAGGGGAACTCGGCCGCGCGGATCTCGTCGTGCCACAGCAGCGTCTGCAGCACCAGGACGTTGCCGCGCACCCGCAGCGCGCCCAGGCGGGTCTTCTGCCGCAGCGCGAAGTTGACGATCGCGGTGCGGTCCTCGTCCTCCAGCGTCTTGCGCAGCAGCGCGTACGCCTTCAGCGACTTGGAGTCCGGCTCCAGGTAGTAGCTGCGGTCGAACATGAGCGGGTCGAGCTGGTCGTTCGGCACGAACTCGACGACGTCGATCTCCCGGCTGCGCTCGGCGGGCAGCGACTCCAGGTCCTCGGCCGTGAGGATCACCGTCCGCTCGCCGTCGTCGTACGCCTTCGCGATGTGCTCGTACGGGATCGTCTTGCCGTCGATCTCGCACACGCGCTTGTACCGGATGCGCCCGCCGTCGGCGTCGTGCACCTGGTGCAGCGCCACGTCGTGGTCTTCGGTCGCGCTGTAGACCTTCACCGGCACATTGACCAGTCCGAAGGTGATGGCTCCCGTCCATATGGCCCTCATGGGACCATCGTGTCCGCGCTCCCGCGGAAAAACAACAGGGGAAACGGTATCTGCCGCGGAACGGCGCGGGCGCGTACGGTGATCGCATGGTTGCGGAGGACACCGAGACGGTCTCGATCGACGGCCACCGGCTGCGGCTGACGAACCTCGACAAGGTCATGTACCCGAAGACCGGGACCACCAAGGCCGACGTCATCGGCTACTACAGCGCCATCGCCGAGGTGATGATCCCGCACACGCGCGACCGCATCGCCACCCGCAAGCGCTGGGTGCACGGCGTCGGGACGCCGGAGCATCCCGGGCAGGTGTTCTTCCAGAAGAACCTCGACCCGGCCTCCACCCCCGGCTGGGTGAAGCAGCGCACGATCACCCACAAGACCAGCGCGAACACCTACCCGCTGGTGAACGACCGGGCGACGCTGGTCTGGCTCGCGCAGATCGCCTCGCTGGAGCTGCACGTGCCACAGTGGCGCGTGGGCCGCGGCGAGGCCCGCCACAACCCCGACCGTCTGGTGCTCGACCTCGACCCGGGCGAGGGCGCGACCCTCCAGGACTGCGCGGAGGTCGCCCGGCTGGCCCGCGCCATCCTCGCCGACATGGGACTCGACCCGCTGCCGGTCACGAGCGGGTCGAAGGGCATCCACCTGTACGCGCCGCTCGACGGCTCGCAGACCAGCGACCAGGTCTCCGCGGTGGCGCACGAGCTGGCGCGCGCACTGGAGGCCGACCACCCCGACCTCGTCGTCAGCGACATGAAGAAGGCGCTGCGCACGGGCAAGGTGCTGGTCGACTGGAGCCAGAACAACGGCGCCAAGACGACGATCGCGCCGTACTCGCTGCGCGGGCGGTTCCGGCCGACCGTCGCGGCGCCCCGGACCTGGCGGGAACTGGCGTCGAAGGAGCTGGGGCAGCTGGAGTACCCCGAGGTGTTGGAGCGCGTGAAGCGGCGGGGCGATCCCCTGGCCGACGTGTCGGCGGGGCGTGCGGCCGCCGAAGAGACCGACCGGCTGACCACGTACCGTTCCAAGCGCGACGCCGACAAGACCCCGGAGCCGGTGCCCTCGGTCAGCCCGGACGCCGCTGAGGGCCGCTCGTTCGTCATCCAGGAGCACCACGCTCGGCGGCTGCACTGGGACTTCCGTCTCCAGCACGACGGCGTGCTGGTGAGCTGGGCGCTGCCGAAGGGGCCGCCGACCGACCCGAAGCAGAACCACCTTGCCGTGCACGTGGAGGATCACCCGCTGGAGTACGGCACGTTCGCCGGCGACATCCCGCACGGCGAGTACGGCGCGGGCCACGTCGACATCTGGGACCACGGCGAGTACGAGCTGGAGAAGTGGCGCGACGACGAGGTGATCGCGACCCTGCGCGGGCAGCCGGACGGCGGCCTCGGCGGCGAGCCGCGGAAGTTCGCGCTGATCGCGACCAAGCAGGGCGGGGACGAGAAGAACTGGCTCATCCACCTGATGAAGGACGCGGGTGCGGAGAAGGCCATGGGGAAGCCGGCTGCGAAGACCGCCGCGGGACCCGGGAAAAAAGGCGCCGCGAAGCCCATCACGGACGCCCCTATCTCCCCCATGCTCGCCACCCTCGGCTCGCGCGCCGACATCCACGACGAGTCCGAGTGGGCGTTCGAGATGAAGTGGGACGGCATCCGCGCCGTCGCCGTCGTGCGTGACGGCGCGCTGCGCCTGACCACCCGCAACGGCAACGACGTCACCGTCACCTACCCCGACCTCGCCGGCCTGGTCGGCCTCGCGGGCGACCACGACCTGGTCCTCGACGGCGAGATC
This genomic stretch from Leifsonia sp. EB41 harbors:
- a CDS encoding DNA topoisomerase IB, whose translation is MTRLRRSDPTGPGYARRSTAKGPVYQDEAGNRIVDERELERIRSLVIPPAWQDVWISPDARGHIQAVGTDAAGRRQYLYHESWRLNQDRIKFERAAQLAETLPGARRKVTLDLRQEGFGRDRILAAAFRVIDLGSLRIGSEEYLHANGSRGLTTLLCRHAAVDGDEVTLTFPAKSAQKWASTIEDADLATLLAEIVAVRGQRSRLLSWKDGTWHTIRPASLNEYIQRQTGGEFTAKDFRTLHGTIVAAEALAGLGVADREAQRAKRVTAAVAEAADALGNTPTIARNSYIDPRVFDRYRAGEVIDTRGGRAPEPALLQLLA
- a CDS encoding Ku protein codes for the protein MRAIWTGAITFGLVNVPVKVYSATEDHDVALHQVHDADGGRIRYKRVCEIDGKTIPYEHIAKAYDDGERTVILTAEDLESLPAERSREIDVVEFVPNDQLDPLMFDRSYYLEPDSKSLKAYALLRKTLEDEDRTAIVNFALRQKTRLGALRVRGNVLVLQTLLWHDEIRAAEFPSLETTPRITERELSLSSALMESFAGDFEPEKFSDEYQEELRKLIDAKLEQGESIDTAVTFGEEPEEAKKGGGEVIDLMEALQRSVERSRGGGSPAAADGKKSAAKDKKAPAKKAKKPA
- a CDS encoding ATP-dependent DNA ligase, whose product is MVAEDTETVSIDGHRLRLTNLDKVMYPKTGTTKADVIGYYSAIAEVMIPHTRDRIATRKRWVHGVGTPEHPGQVFFQKNLDPASTPGWVKQRTITHKTSANTYPLVNDRATLVWLAQIASLELHVPQWRVGRGEARHNPDRLVLDLDPGEGATLQDCAEVARLARAILADMGLDPLPVTSGSKGIHLYAPLDGSQTSDQVSAVAHELARALEADHPDLVVSDMKKALRTGKVLVDWSQNNGAKTTIAPYSLRGRFRPTVAAPRTWRELASKELGQLEYPEVLERVKRRGDPLADVSAGRAAAEETDRLTTYRSKRDADKTPEPVPSVSPDAAEGRSFVIQEHHARRLHWDFRLQHDGVLVSWALPKGPPTDPKQNHLAVHVEDHPLEYGTFAGDIPHGEYGAGHVDIWDHGEYELEKWRDDEVIATLRGQPDGGLGGEPRKFALIATKQGGDEKNWLIHLMKDAGAEKAMGKPAAKTAAGPGKKGAAKPITDAPISPMLATLGSRADIHDESEWAFEMKWDGIRAVAVVRDGALRLTTRNGNDVTVTYPDLAGLVGLAGDHDLVLDGEIVTLTPKGRPDFGLLQTRMGLTRPAEVRAAAERAPAHYFVFDLLELDGTDLRKKTYDERRAVLQDTLRPPKDDPVQVPPAFAGDVDHAISSSRELGLEGVMAKQRDGRYATGRRSRTWIKIKHHLAQEVVIGGWTPGNGRRANGIGALLLGIPDGDGLRYVGKVGTGFTDAMLDDLAKKLAAHPRTTPPLEGVPSLDARGAHWVRPEYVGEVEFAEWTGTDRLRQPSWRGLRPDKRVDQVVRES